One window from the genome of Nicotiana sylvestris chromosome 9, ASM39365v2, whole genome shotgun sequence encodes:
- the LOC104220429 gene encoding uncharacterized protein, with protein MSTAIEGPIRDHMTEDTLAFSKEDLETLAEPYNDALVISFLLINIQIKRVLMDPGSSANVIRSKVVEQLGLLNQVVPASRVLNVFNIAGKIMKGEIILPVDVSGTIQNTKFHVIICDTRYNALLGRPWIHNMRAVPSTLHQMIKFPMKDGITTIYGERYMAKEMFTVYQEAPSPIHSTLDESRSIQTPEDDEEDFLAP; from the coding sequence ATGTCCACTGCAATTGAGGGGCCGATCCGAGACCACATGACCGAAGACACCCTCGCGTTCAGCAAGGAGGACCTCGAGACCTTGGCAGAACCATACAATGACGCACTAGTAATTTCATTCCTTTTAATCAacattcaaattaaacgtgtactcatggatccaggcagctcggccAATGTAATCAGGTCAAAGGTAGTGGAACAGCTTGGGTTGCTCAACCAAGTCGTACCTGCCTCTCGGGTCCTCAATGTCTTCAACATTGCCGGCAAAATAATGAAGGGAGAGATCATCCTCCCGGTTGATGTGTCTGGTACAATTCAGAATACCAAGTTCCACGTCATCATTTGTGACACGAGGTACAACGCATTGCTTGGTAGGCCATGGATACACAATATGAGGGCGGTGCCGTCAACTCTgcaccagatgataaaatttcCAATGAAAGATGGCATAACAACCATATATGGTGAACGATATATGGCAAAAGAAATGTTCACAGTTTACCAGGAGGCACCAAGCCCCATACACTCCACCTTGGATGAATCTAGGAGCATACAGACCCCCGAGGACGATGAAGAAGATTTCCTTGCCCCTTGA